The Papaver somniferum cultivar HN1 chromosome 3, ASM357369v1, whole genome shotgun sequence genome includes a region encoding these proteins:
- the LOC113355336 gene encoding pathogenesis-related protein STH-2-like, producing the protein MGIVTFTEELHCPVSAKRMFHALFRDDHNLIPKIMPNVKSVDFISGDGSPGSVNQVNFVDGHPVKFVKHRLDHCDAENYSCNYTVIESDTFGDKVECVANEVKFEDAADGGCICKIKSCVHPKGDAVLDEEHLKAGHGGYMAKYKAVTDYLVANPDAYA; encoded by the exons ATGGGTATTGTCACCTTCACTGAAGAGCTCCACTGCCCAGTTTCAGCTAAAAGGATGTTCCACGCCTTGTTCCGTGATGACCACAATTTGATCCCTAAGATCATGCCCAACGTAAAAAGCGTTGATTTCATCTCTGGTGATGGAAGTCCCGGAAGTGTCAACCAAGTTAACTTCGTCGATG GACACCCAGTGAAATTTGTGAAGCATAGGTTGGACCACTGCGACGCTGAAAACTACTCGTGCAACTACACCGTGATCGAATCCGACACGTTCGGTGACAAGGTCGAATGTGTTGCTAACGAGGTTAAATTCGAGGATGCAGCTGATGGAGGATGTATTTGTAAGATTAAGAGCTGCGTTCACCCAAAGGGAGATGCTGTTCTTgatgaagaacatttgaaggcTGGTCATGGAGGATACATGGCTAAGTACAAAGCTGTTACCGATTACCTCGTCGCAAACCCTGACGCTTACGCTTAA